The window GCCAACACGCCCACCAGCGGCATCTCCACCTCGGCGAACACCGACAGGACCTCCTGCCGGTCAAGCTGCTCGAGCAGCACCCCGCGCAGGCGCTCGACGGCCATGGCCTCCACCGCCGGGCGCACCTGCCAGACGGGCAGATCCCCGGGCAGGTCTGCGTCCTTCTGCGGCACCCACCAGCCCAACTCCGCCGCCGCCAGCAGCATCACGCTGTGATCGGGACGCTGGGGCGCCAGCAGGTAGTCGGCGATCTCCGCGTCAAAGTCATAGCCCGCCAGCGTCGCTGGAGCGTCCCACAGCGCCCGAGACGCCTCCTTCAGCCGCGCCCCCCACTTGGGCAACGCTGCATCCTCGAGGACCTCGCGCAGGCACTCGGGCAGACCCGGCTGCTCCTCGTCGAACAGGCCCTGCGCCGCTGTCGGCTCGGCTGGCGCCTCCGGCAGCGGCCACAGCCAGGCCCGCGCCGGGTCGGCGCACAGGGCCAGCGCCCTCTCCCCCTTCGGCCCGACCGCCGGCGCCAGCGTCAGGTGCTCGACCTCCCGCGCCCGGCGGCATAGCTCCGCCAGCGCCGCCTCATCGGCCAGTCGGACGTCCCCCTCCCAGTCATGTCCCCAGTGGCCGGTACGCTCCAGCAGATCGCCGAACTCCAGCCGCGCAAACAGCCGCCGTGCGGCTGCCGCGTCCGGGCCGCGCCATGCCATCTGCTCGTCCGTGATCTCTACCGGCACATCGGTGACGATGCGCGCCAGTTGCCGCCCCAGCAGTGCTGACTCCCGGCCCGTCTCCAGCTTTCGCCGCAGCGACTCCTGCTTCACCTGGTCCAGATGGTCGTACAGCTCAGTGACGCCACCGAACTCCTGCAGCAGCTTTGCCGCGCCGACGGGCCCGACCCCGGCGATCCCCTGGATGTTGTCCGACGGGTCCCCGGCGAGCGCTTTGAGGTCGGCAATCAGCTCCGGCCCCACGCCGTACTGCTCGCGCACGGCGGCCGCGTCGTACACTTTGACATCGCTCATGCCCTTCAGCGGCGCCATCACGGCAATGCCGGGCTGGATAAGCTGCACCATGTCGCGGTCGCCGCTGACGATGAGCACCTCGCGATCGTGCTCGCGCCCGCGCACGGCGAGCGTGCCGATCAGGTCGTCCGCCTCGACGCCGCTGACTTCAAGCCAGGCCAACCCCAGGGCGTCCACCACCTCCCGGGCCAGGTCCATCTGCGCCCGCAGCTCAACTTCGGTCTCCTTCCGCGTTGCCTTGTACGTGTCCGTCATCTCATGGCGGAAGGTCGGTCCGGGGCCGTCAAAGGCCACTGCCACCTGCTCGGGCTGTTCAGCCTCCAGCAGTGGCAGGACCATCTGTACGAAACCGTACACGGCGTTGGTGGGCTGGCCGGCGGAGTTCGACAGGGGGGGCAGCGCGTGATAGGCGCGGTGGATCAGATTGTTTCCGTCAATGAGTATGAGTTTGCTCGACATGATGGGCACGACGGCTCAGCGTTGTCTCTTGGTTCTGTTCCCCGGCAATCACGGGCCATCAGTAGGGCAGGCGGCCTCGCCTGCCCGTCGTCCGGAGCGCGGGCGGGGCCGCCCGCGCTGCTGTAACGGGAATGCGGCGAGCAGAAGCCCGCCGGTCCCGCTCCCTACTCCTCGATCCCCAGGCCCCAGTCCGGCAGCATCAGCAGGGGCCCCCGCAGCGGCGTCTCCGTCCAGTTGCCCGACCCACGCAGGATGCGCCCCAGATCGCTGTGCGTCCCAGCCAGCTCGTCCAGCAGGCCCTTCGCCTGACCGTAGTACTTGACCTTGGGTTCGCCGCGGATGCCGCCGAGCTTCCCGGCCAGCTTCACGGCGTCATGGAAGTTGCCCAGTTGGTCTACCAGGCCGCACTTCTTGGCCTGCGCCCCGGTGTAGATGCGCCCCTGCGCCAGTTGCCGCACCTTCGCCGGATCCATCTTCCGCCCCTCGGCCACGGCATTGATGAACTGTGTATAGATGTCGTCGAGCATGGACACGACGATGGCGCGCTCCTCGGTCGTCATGGGCCGGGAGCCTCGCCCCATCGCCTTGAACTTGCCCGCCGTGATCGTCTCGTCAGTCAGCCCCAGCTTCTTCATCAGGCCGGCGTAGCCGATGCCCCCGAAGATGACGCCGATGCTGCCGGTGAGGGTAGACCCCTGGGCGACGATCTGGTCGCAGCCCGAGGCGATGTAGTACCCGCCGGAAGCCGCGACATCAGTCATGCACGCCACGACCTTCTTCTTCTGGCGCAGCCGCGTGAGTTCCTCGTAGATGGCCGCCGAAGCGGCCGCGCTGCCGCCAGGGCTGTTGATGAGCAGCACCACAGACTTGGTGGCATCGTCATCGCGGGCCTGGCGGATCTGCTGCATGATCCCCCGGGCGCCGGGCGGCCCGGAGAAGAACCCGCCGGCACCGCCGTCACGGATGACGCCCTCGACGGTGATGATGCCCACATGCTCCAGGCTCAGACTCGGGCCATCTCCGAGTTGCGACATGAAGGCGATGGCGACGCCGAACACGACGAAGCCGACGAACACAAGCACCAGTACGAGAATGACCGTCACAACCGGGGAGCGATGGGGGCGCCCGGGCGGCGGCACCTGCGCCACCCAGTGCGGCGGCACGGCGACGCCGGGGGCCTGGGCATAGCCCGGGCGGTAGGGCGGCGGGGGCGCGGCCGCAGGCGGCCCTGGCGGGGGCGGCGCAGCGGCAGCGCCAGAGGGTGCCGCAGGCACCGCCGGCGGCGTGGCCTCGGGTCGTTCGTCAGGCGGCGGCGCGCCACTATCTTGCTGGGTATCGTCAGTCATGGCCCAACACCTCGTGGGCAATCGGCGTGGTAGTCCTGTGAGTGTACCATGCCCCTCTCCTGCGAGCAAGGACGACCTCACCGCCACTGTCCCCGTTCAGCTTGACCCGCGCCCGCCCGCGCCCGTATAATGCCGGCGTGTGCCGGAGTGGCGGAATGGTAGACGCACGGGACTCAAAATCCCGCGAGGCTCAAACCTCGTGTCGGTTCGAGTCCGACCTCCGGCACCATCCATGACGACCCCCGTGGAGGCCCCTCAGGTGGCCTCCACGTTGTTTCCGGCGGCCCGTACGGGCGCCTGACGCCACAGATGATGGCCGAACGCCGCCGCCCTCCGCAGCCGGGGGGCGTCTGCGGTTCTGGGGGCATGGCGCCCGCTGCGATGCGGCTGGCTGCCCGTCCTGCCCCCGTGCCCCGGGAGGCAGGGGAAAGGCCGCCCCCGGCGAACCTCTCTATCGTAGGCCCTTGCCTGATGGGGCGCGCCACCACCGGCGCAGCCACTGCTCTGCAGGCGCCGGATGCCATGTCTCATCCGACTTCACCCTCCCCACGTGCCAGTGGGGCAATGTTGCGCTGAAGGGCGGAAGAGTCAATGTCCATTGCACGACGAGCGGTAGCTGAGTGCGTCGGGACCTTTTGGCTGGTGCTGGGCGGTTGCGGGAGTGCCGTGCTCGCGGCGAAGTTCCCGGAGGTGGGTATCGGGCTGGTTGGGGTGGCGCTGGCCTTCGGTCTGACGGTGCTGACGATGGCCTATGCCATCGGCCACATCTCCGGGTGCCACCTGAACCCGGCGGTGACCGTCGGGCTGTGGGCCGGGAAGCGCGTGCCGGGCCGGGATGTGCTGCCGTACATCCTGGCGCAGGTGATCGGGGGGCTCATCGGCGGTGGGGTGCTCTACTTGATCGCCACGGGCAAGGCCGATTTCACCGTGAGCAGCGGCTTTGCCGCCAACGGCTTTGGCGACCACTCTCCGGGGGGATACGCCCTCGGCGCCTGTCTGCTCACCGAGGTGGTGATGACCTTCATGTTTCTGGTCGTCATCATGGGGGCCACCGACAAGCGTGCTCCCGCGGGCTTCGCTCCCCTGGCCATCGGCCTGTGCCTGACGCTCATCCACCTGATCAGCATCCCGGTGACCAACACGTCGGTCAACCCGGCCCGCAGCACGGGCGTGGCGGTGTTCGCCGCCGACTGGGCGCTGGCGCAGCTGTGGCTCTTCTGGCTGGCCCCGCTGGTCGGAGCGGCCCTGGCCGGGCTGTTCTACCGTCTCGTCGCGGGCGAAGCGGAGGCCTGAGCCACTGACGCCGCGCCACGCGGCAACAGCAGAGGAGTCGCCTGTACGGCCGGCACGTGTACTCCTGCCCGCTGGTGGTAAGGATGCATCGTCTGGTTGCGTTCAGGAAGGGGGATGCCCGTGCTTCGCTGAAGGTATGCCTCGGCCGCCGCGACGGCGACCGACCTGTGGCTGCTGGATCACATCAGGAGAGGATGATGAGCATGAGTCGTCTGCTTCCGGTTGTCCTGCTGGTGAGCCTGCTGGCCTTCGCCGGGTCTGCCCTGGCCCTGGAGAAGCCCACCGTCAACGCCCCCAGTGCCGGGGATACCCTCGGTCCGAACTACGACATCTCGGGCTCCATGCCGTACAAGGCCGTCTTGGTGGTGATCACGGACTGTGTCCGCACGGACACCAACGAGGTGGTCGGGTCAGTGCCGGGGATCCGCCACTGGACCAATGCCAATGGCAGCTTTGCCTTCCGCTGCGCCAGCCCCCGGATCTTCATGGGCGACGACGTGCCGCTGGTGTACCGCGTCCGCTGCTATGAGGTCAGTCGGGACCAGGGCAACGGACCGGAGACCGTCGTGGAGTGCCGCAAGGCCCAGTGACGTCCCCCCATGGCCGGGCCCCTGCCGAGTGCCCGGACCGACCTCGTAGACAACCCGGCGGCCAGCCCAGGGCCGCGCAGCGGTCAGAGTGCATGACCCGCGCCGCGGCGTTGGCTGGCCGCCATGTATCTCCTACGCCCCGCGACTGCCATTCCCCCCGCTGCGCCGCCCGTGGCGCCTGGCCAGGGCGGACGCTCGTCCTGTCGCGTCGAGCCGCGCTGGTTCTACGGCAGATTCCAGTGGACCGCCGTGTTCTTGGCCTCGCCGGCCTTCAGCCACTTGGCGTGACCGTCAGCGAAGGAGTAGTTCGACCCCTCGTTGTGGCGCCCCAGTGACACGCGAGCCCACGGGTTGAAGCCGGTGCTGGCCGACGGACCTGAGGTGCCCCAGGCGTACTGGCAGTCCGGCATCAGGTTCGTGGCCGCCCCGTCGGCGTTCTCGGCCATGGTGATGATCTCGGCAGGCCGCTGCACTTTGGCCAGCGGCACGCCGGCCGCCCCCACATAGTCCAGCGGCGGGTGCATGTTGTAGTTGGGGATGTAGCTGATCGGCCAGTTGGTGAGGCCGTACCAGGGGTCCTTGTCACTGGGGCACGACGTGATCTGAGTGCTCTTGGCGTAGGGCTGGAGCAACTGCGGCCACACGACTGTCGGGAGGACGCAGTACGCAGGCGGATAGACCTCGTCGAAGTCCTGAGCGTACTGCATGATGGCCAGGGCCAACTGCTTGGTGTTGCTCAAACAACTGGCCTGTCTGGCTTTCTCGCGGGCTTTGGCGAACACGGGAAACAGGATCGCGGCGAGAATGGCAATGATGGCGATGACGACCAGCAACTCAATGAGGGTGAAGCCCCGACGCATGGTAGCTCATCCTTTCCGGGATTGGGACACATCCGGTACTATGATACCATGTTTGGGAGTATAGAGAAACGCTAGTCTTTGCGCCGAGGCCACTGATCACCCCGTCGCTCCCTGCTGTGCCTCCTCAAGTTCAGGTGCCCCGGCCCGATATAGGTGGTGTTCGGACCCGCATTCCCGCAGACAAGGTGTGGAGGCGTCCCTGTTGCAAGTGCTCGTAGCCGCTCCCAGTGACCTGACCCGCCGGGCTGTAGCCAAACTGCTGCGTGAGCTGGGCCACGAGGCTGTCGCCGCCGGCTCGGGGGCCGAGGCCTGGCGGCTGCTCAATGTCGCCCAGCCCCCCGCGTTGGCGCTCCTGGACTGGAGTCTGTCGGACCTCAGCGTCGTGACGCTGTGCGCGCGGCTGCGCGACCGCCAGGACGCCCCTTACGCCTACGTGATCGCCATGGGCGCCGGGCAGGGCGGGGATGAGCTGCTGGCGGCCCTGGATGCCGGCGCGGACGACGTCCTGCCCCGCCCCCTGGACCCCTGCACACTCCGGTTGCGCCTGCGCGCGGCTGAGCACATCGTGGCGTTGCACAACGACTTCCGCGAGTCCCGCCAGGCCCTGACGTACAAGTCCACCCACGACGCTCTCACCGGGACGTGGAACCGCGGCGAAGTGCTGGGCATGCTCGAACGCGAGGTGGCGCGCAGCCGCCGCGAGGGCTGGCAGGTCGCCGTCATCATGGTGGACGTGGATCGCTTCAAGAGCGTCAACGACACCTATGGCCACCTGATGGGCGATGCGGCACTGCGCGAGATCAGTACGCGCCTGATCGGCTCCCTGCGGCCTTACGACATCATCGGGCGGTATGGTGGGGAGGAGTTCCTGGTGGTGCTCGGCGGGTGCAGCCCGCGCAATGCCCGCGCCCTGGCCGAGCGTCTGCGCGAGACGGTGGCGTCTGAGCCGGTGAGAGTGGCCGAGGGGGAAGTGACTGTCACCATCAGCATGGGTGTGGCGGCGTGGGAACCCAACGAGTACGGGGATATTCAGGCCCTGCTGCGCGCTGCCGATGTAGCTCTGTATGAAGCGAAGCGGGCCGGGCGGAACGTGGTCCGCACGGCCTGGGAGCACAATCCGCCCCTGGCCAGGGCGGCCCGGGTCGCCTGACGCAGACACTCACGGGCAGGCCCTCCCTCCTGTCCGCAGTGCGATGCCCCTCAACACGCTCAGGGCCTAGCGCCGCAACGTACCCGTCGCACGCGGCCGGCCCTGAGCGCCCTTTTTTCCCCCCTCGACGCCACTACTTCAGCCCGGCCACTATGCCGCTCGCGATGGCCTTCGCCATGGCCGCCCGGCCACTCTCGGTGGCCATGAAGCTGTCATCGCTGCGGTGGCTCAGCGTGACCATCTCAATGCACACCACCGGCACACGCGAGAAGATGGAGCCGGTGAGCGCGCCCCCTTGTCTGCTGCCGACGTAGGTCGCAGCATCGGTGCGCAGCCCCTTGGCCTTCACTCGCCCCGCGAGCGCTCTGACAATCACCGGGTACATCGCCTTCGCCACGCGGGCGCTGGCGGTGATCACCTGCCGGCTGGGTCCGGATACGCCCTGCACCTTGCCCTGCCGGTCCGGGTAGTAGATCGCCAGCCCGGCACCTCCGCCCGAATCGCAATGCAAGCGCACCATCAGCGCGGCCTTCGCGTTGTTGGCGATTGTCGCCCGCCGGCGGTTGGTGACGTTCTCCTGCTCGCGCGTCTTGGTCAGGACGACCTTCGCGCCCCGGTCCTGGAGCAGCTTCTTAAGCTGCACCGCGACGAGCCAGTTGGCCCGCACTTCGCCGATGGACTTCCCGCGTGCGCCCGACCCGTTCTCGGATGGGTGCCCTGGATCCAGGCAGATCACCTTGCCCGCCAGGGGCTTCTGGGGCGCCGCGGGGGCGAGCGCGACGGCCAGCACTGCTGCGACTGTGAGCCACCAACGCATCATGGAGTCCTTTGTGCGGAACAGAGGCTGTGCGCCGTTGGAGCGCGGCTCTCCAGGGCCGCACGCGCCTCGCGACGGATGCGGCTCGGGAGAACCGCGCTCCCATAGGGCGGCCTGATGGGGCGCTACCGCTGGTACCGCCGAATCAGCTCCGCGTTGCGCTTCTCCAGTGCCGACAGCCGCCCCTCGGTGAAGCCGGGATCCTCGTGGTACCACGACTTGCTGCGGAAGTAGTTGCGCAGATCGGCGCGCTTGAAGGGCCGACCGTGCCGCGCGTAGATCTCATTGCGCGCAACGTCCAGTTGCCAGTTGCTTAGCGGGTACAGGTCGTTGTAGGTCACCGCGCGCGAGGACGAGAAGGGCAGGACGAACCCGCCCGAGCCGCCTGACGTCCGCCGGCCCGACCCCGACGAGCCGGAGGTGACGCCCCGGCCTTTCTGGTAGCGGGCAATGAAGTCGGCGTTGCGCTTCTCCAGCGCCGACAGACGCGCCTCGGTGAAGCCGGAGTCTTCGTGGTACCAGGACTTGCTGCGGAAGTACCGGCGCAGGTCCGCGCGCGCAAAGGGCCGCCCGTGGGCCGCGTAGATCTCGTTGCGCAGGATGTCCAGTTCCCAGGCGCTGCGCCCGGACAGGTCGGCCGTGGTCAGGGCCCGCTTCGCCCCCAGCGGCACGTAGCGCGCCCCGCCGCCTGAGGACCCCATGGCTCTGGGGGCACTCGGCGCGGGGGCAGGCTTCGAGGCCACGGGCGTCTCGTCCTGCGCCTGCGGCGTAGGCTGCGTGTCGGCAGTCGGCGTCGCAGTCTCGGTCGCAGAGCCGGGGTCGGCCGGTTCGCCCTTCTCCCCTGCCCTGGCCCCGGCGGCGACCGAGTCCGGCGCCGCGTTGGCCTCGGTGGTGCTCTGCTCGGACGGCTGCTTCTGCTGCTGGGCCGGCGGCGGCTCGATCCGCACGCGCGGCAGCCTGCTCGCGATGAACCCGCAGCCCGACAGGGCCGCAGTCAGGAAGACTACAACCACAAACAGCCCGATCGTCTGGCGCATGGTCACACCTCTCGCTGAAGTGGCGGGCGCCGGGCGCTACTCCGGCTCTCCACCCCGGATGCTGAACTCGTGCCGGTGATGCTCGCAAAGGCCGGGCCGGCCCAGCACCTGGGTCTGCATCGTCGCCCGGTGGGTGGGCGCCAGGTGCAGCCGGCACGCCGGGTCCACACAGCCCGTCTCGCCGGTGAGACGGTAGAACACTGCCTGCATCAGGTAGCCCTTGCAGACCTCGTTCAGGCGCGGGTCGCCATAGCCGAGCGTCTGGTCGGCGAAGGCGTCGTCCACGGTCTCCTCAATGCCCATGACAGCCAGTTGCTGGCGCATGAAGTGGTACTGCCGGGGCAACTCCAGGGCCTCGACCAGCCCACTGCTCGAGATGATGTTCGGGGCCCCGAGCACCGCCGCTCGCAGACGCAGGTGCGACTCGTTCTCCCGCCAGGCCCCCACGTAGTTCGCGGTGAACATGATGTGCAGGTGCGAGAGCTTCGCCTCGGCCGGGTCCAGGAGCAACCCCAGGAGTGTCTGCAGCGCCACGGCTTCGTACACGACATCGAGCCCGCGCTCCTGGGGCGCCAGTGGTGGCAGCATCTGCCGCTCCTCCGGCCGCACCAGGTTGTCCACTTCCGCCCGCGGCAGCTGCTCACCCAGCTCCGCGACCAGCGTGTCACGCTGCTCGTCGGTGAACCGCCCCAGTTGGTGGGTCAGGTAGTCGCTGCGAACGACGACATGGGCGTGTGGCAGACGCGCCGCCAACCAGTGGGCCAGCGCATCCACGTCCAGCGCCGCGCTGTCGGGGTCGTCGTACAGATAGACGCGCTCGATACGGACTTCCTTCACGACATTTCTCCCAACAGTCGTCGGCGTGCTTCTGCCTCAGTGAGCCCCTCGATGCGCAGGCGCTTGAGCCGCGCCGTCTCCCCGCCGACAATCTCCAGGTCGCACTTGGGCACCCCCAGGCGCTTGCTCAGCAGCGCCAGCAGAGCCTTGTTGGCCGCGCCCTTCACGGGTGCCGCGGCCAACTTCACCTTGATCGCCCCGTCGTGCTCGCCCACGCACTCGTCGCGTCCGGCCCGCGGCGTGACACGAATGCTCAGTTCACATGATGGCATAGCCACACCTGCCCGGGGACACAAACACATGCGCGGAAGGAAAATGCTCCCGACAGCGCCGGGAGTGCGTGGGGACGAGGGGGCCAGGGAAGCGTGCGGTCCACTTGTCCCCGATCAGGCACGCGTCGTTCGCGCCACCCTCACAGCCGCGGAAGTCGCGGCAGTAGCCCCAGTCTTGCTTCGCCCACACGGAACCGTGGCGGAGACAGCAAGATGCGTCGCCCGGCCAGAGGAAGCCAGGGGGGCGCCGCCGTCACACCGTCAGCAACATGAGGAAGAACACGAGGGTGTTGTTCAGCGCGTGGCAGATGATCGAGGGCACGATGGAGAGGTTGCGCTCGTACAGCACGGCCAGCACGATCCCGATCAGCGTGATCGGCACCAGCGCCGCGAGGCTGTTGTGCATCAGGGCGAAGAGCAGGGCACTCATCGTCACCGCCCCGCTCATGGTCATGCGCCTCCGCAGCCCCGGGAAGACGAACCCGCGGAAGATCGTCTCCTCCATGACCGGGGCCAGCACGCAGATGAGGACGAACAGACCCACGCGCGCCGGCACGCTGTGCGCGCCCGACAGTAGGCGCTCGCCCGTCTGACCGGGCACCAGGCCCAGGGGGTTGCCGCCCGGCAGCATCACCGTCGTCAGCACCAGCAGCACCACCAGCACGGCATACCCGCCGATGCCGTGGGCCGCGAGCCACGCCGGCCGCCGCAGACGCAGCCCCAGGATGCTCAGCTTGCGGTGGTTCGCGCCCGCGATGCGGGCCCACATGACATACATCGCGCCGCCGGTGGCCAGCAGGTACTGCACGGCGATGACCGCGACGCGCACATAGTCCGGCGCATGAGGCAGCACACGTGCCAGCAGCAGCCCGGCCAGCACGCCGGTCACGGCCATGGCGAAATACAGGAGCGCGACGATCTCCAGAGCGTCCAGGGGCTCCCAGGGGACCAGCAGCGGGGGACGGGCGGGGCGCGGCTCCTGACGGACCCAGAAGGCCCAGCGGATCGTGGCGACGAGCAGGATGATCAGCCCGATGAGGCCCAGCCCGCCATAGACGCTCAGCAGCAGCACCAGGCGGTTGCCGAACTGGCGGGTGAGTCCGGCCGCCCACACGCGCGTCTCGGCCGCCGCCGGCGCTTCGCCGAGCCGGTCGTAGTAGGTCGCCAGCGCCAGGCCGGCCAGCCATTGCTCCTGGTGGCGCAACCGCGTGATGGCCTGCGGACCGAGGGGGCGGGGCCTGGGACCGGGGGTGTAGACCGCCGCGAGACTGAAGAACAGCCCGGCGTGCTCCTCGTCCAGCGTCGCGGCCCGAACCAGCGCCTGCCGCGCCTGCTCCAGGTAGCCACGGTCACCGTAGATGACGCCGAGGCGATAGAGGGCCACCGGGTTGGGCCGGCCCACCAGCACCTCGCGCTCATAGTCGGCGATGGCCTTCTCCTTGAGCTGGCGGGGCCCCCCCACACCGGGCAGCTCCTCGTGGGGCATGACCAGGTCCAGGTACATGCCCATCCGGTACATCAGGTCGGCCTGGAGGATCCGCTGTCGGGAGATCTCGTACCAGTCGCTCTGCGGCAGGCGACCGCCCCGGCTGCCGGTGAGCACCAGCGCCGCGGCGATCGCCAGCATCAGCAGGATCGCCGTCAGCCGGGTGGCTGCCCCAGACTCGCGCACACTTCTCAACATGATGGGAGTATCTTCTCCCCCCGCTACAGGCCTGCCGCCCGCAGGACCGCCACCACGACTGTCTCAACCACGCTCAGCATCAAGATGAGCAGCACGGGCGAGAAGTCAACGGGCGCGTTCCCCAGGTGGGGGCGAAGCCACCGCCGCACCGGCGCCAGCACGGGCTCGGTGAGCGCGTACAGCATGGGCGCCACGCGGTCGGCCAGCACGGTGCCCCGCCGCAGACGCAGCCAGCTCAGCAGCACGCGCGCGATCAGCACCGCCTCAAACGCCCAGAACAGCCCCTCCACCATGGTGCTGATGCGGATCACGCTCAGTGCCTACTTCCCCAGCTCTCGCGAGCGGTCCGCGGCGGCCACAACAGCCTCGATGACGGCGCTGCGCATCCCGCCGCGCTCCAACGCGCGCAGCCCCGCAATGGTTGTGCCGCCCGGCGAGGTCACCTTGTCCTTCAGGCGGGCCGGGCCAGGATCTACCTCCAGCAGCCACTGCCCGACGCCCTTGATCGTCTGCGCGGCCAAGGCCGCTGCCTGGTGGCGCGGCAGCCCGGCCGCCACGCCCCCGTCAATCAGCGCCTCCGCGAAGGCCGCGACGAAGGCCGGTGCGGAGCCGGACAGCCCCGTCACGGCGTCCATCAGCTTCTCCTCGACCCGCACCGCTGTGCCCACGGAGGAGAGTAGGCGGTCGGCCAGGTCGAGGTGCTCGGCGGTCGCGAACTCGTTGCCGGCATAGGCGCTGGCGGCTGCCGAGACGGCAGCCAGGATGTTGGGCATGACGCGAATGATCGGCCGCTCTCCGCCCAACAGCTCGCCCAACCGCGCCAGCGGTACCCCGGCGGCGATGGAGATGACGAACTGCCCCGGCTGCAGGCGCAGCCCGGCCGCGACCTGGGGGAGCACCTGCGGCTTGACCGCCAGCAGCACCGTGCGGGACTGC of the bacterium genome contains:
- a CDS encoding YARHG domain-containing protein; protein product: MRQTIGLFVVVVFLTAALSGCGFIASRLPRVRIEPPPAQQQKQPSEQSTTEANAAPDSVAAGARAGEKGEPADPGSATETATPTADTQPTPQAQDETPVASKPAPAPSAPRAMGSSGGGARYVPLGAKRALTTADLSGRSAWELDILRNEIYAAHGRPFARADLRRYFRSKSWYHEDSGFTEARLSALEKRNADFIARYQKGRGVTSGSSGSGRRTSGGSGGFVLPFSSSRAVTYNDLYPLSNWQLDVARNEIYARHGRPFKRADLRNYFRSKSWYHEDPGFTEGRLSALEKRNAELIRRYQR
- the sppA gene encoding signal peptide peptidase SppA, with protein sequence MTDDTQQDSGAPPPDERPEATPPAVPAAPSGAAAAPPPPGPPAAAPPPPYRPGYAQAPGVAVPPHWVAQVPPPGRPHRSPVVTVILVLVLVFVGFVVFGVAIAFMSQLGDGPSLSLEHVGIITVEGVIRDGGAGGFFSGPPGARGIMQQIRQARDDDATKSVVLLINSPGGSAAASAAIYEELTRLRQKKKVVACMTDVAASGGYYIASGCDQIVAQGSTLTGSIGVIFGGIGYAGLMKKLGLTDETITAGKFKAMGRGSRPMTTEERAIVVSMLDDIYTQFINAVAEGRKMDPAKVRQLAQGRIYTGAQAKKCGLVDQLGNFHDAVKLAGKLGGIRGEPKVKYYGQAKGLLDELAGTHSDLGRILRGSGNWTETPLRGPLLMLPDWGLGIEE
- the polA gene encoding DNA polymerase I, coding for MSSKLILIDGNNLIHRAYHALPPLSNSAGQPTNAVYGFVQMVLPLLEAEQPEQVAVAFDGPGPTFRHEMTDTYKATRKETEVELRAQMDLAREVVDALGLAWLEVSGVEADDLIGTLAVRGREHDREVLIVSGDRDMVQLIQPGIAVMAPLKGMSDVKVYDAAAVREQYGVGPELIADLKALAGDPSDNIQGIAGVGPVGAAKLLQEFGGVTELYDHLDQVKQESLRRKLETGRESALLGRQLARIVTDVPVEITDEQMAWRGPDAAAARRLFARLEFGDLLERTGHWGHDWEGDVRLADEAALAELCRRAREVEHLTLAPAVGPKGERALALCADPARAWLWPLPEAPAEPTAAQGLFDEEQPGLPECLREVLEDAALPKWGARLKEASRALWDAPATLAGYDFDAEIADYLLAPQRPDHSVMLLAAAELGWWVPQKDADLPGDLPVWQVRPAVEAMAVERLRGVLLEQLDRQEVLSVFAEVEMPLVGVLAEMERTGIAVDVPRLQHLDAQLQGDLERMVAEVHALAGCEFNLDSPKQVGEVLFGKLALPGGKKTKTGWSTSAAVLDELAPEHEVVARILSYRELAKLRSTYVAGLLRELAQRTQRVHTTLEQTVTATGRLSSRGPNLQNIPIKTEAGREIRGCFIADPGNVLIKADYSQIELRLLAHFCGDENLVTAFRQSEDVHRRTGAMIFDTAPEQVTAEMRRAAKTVNFAVLYGMGSLALSKELGIPRSQAQEFIDHYFRSLASVKTFMEGTVQQARGQGYVTTLLGRRRPMPELHSPDRQVAAYAERAAANTPLQGSAADIVKVAMVQAAKVLAEQFPQARLLLQVHDELVLEAPRTQAPQVAALVREVMEQVVALDVPLTVEVAWGQNWRDVE
- a CDS encoding diguanylate cyclase, translated to MLVAAPSDLTRRAVAKLLRELGHEAVAAGSGAEAWRLLNVAQPPALALLDWSLSDLSVVTLCARLRDRQDAPYAYVIAMGAGQGGDELLAALDAGADDVLPRPLDPCTLRLRLRAAEHIVALHNDFRESRQALTYKSTHDALTGTWNRGEVLGMLEREVARSRREGWQVAVIMVDVDRFKSVNDTYGHLMGDAALREISTRLIGSLRPYDIIGRYGGEEFLVVLGGCSPRNARALAERLRETVASEPVRVAEGEVTVTISMGVAAWEPNEYGDIQALLRAADVALYEAKRAGRNVVRTAWEHNPPLARAARVA
- a CDS encoding CPBP family intramembrane metalloprotease produces the protein MLRSVRESGAATRLTAILLMLAIAAALVLTGSRGGRLPQSDWYEISRQRILQADLMYRMGMYLDLVMPHEELPGVGGPRQLKEKAIADYEREVLVGRPNPVALYRLGVIYGDRGYLEQARQALVRAATLDEEHAGLFFSLAAVYTPGPRPRPLGPQAITRLRHQEQWLAGLALATYYDRLGEAPAAAETRVWAAGLTRQFGNRLVLLLSVYGGLGLIGLIILLVATIRWAFWVRQEPRPARPPLLVPWEPLDALEIVALLYFAMAVTGVLAGLLLARVLPHAPDYVRVAVIAVQYLLATGGAMYVMWARIAGANHRKLSILGLRLRRPAWLAAHGIGGYAVLVVLLVLTTVMLPGGNPLGLVPGQTGERLLSGAHSVPARVGLFVLICVLAPVMEETIFRGFVFPGLRRRMTMSGAVTMSALLFALMHNSLAALVPITLIGIVLAVLYERNLSIVPSIICHALNNTLVFFLMLLTV
- a CDS encoding prepilin-type N-terminal cleavage/methylation domain-containing protein encodes the protein MRRGFTLIELLVVIAIIAILAAILFPVFAKAREKARQASCLSNTKQLALAIMQYAQDFDEVYPPAYCVLPTVVWPQLLQPYAKSTQITSCPSDKDPWYGLTNWPISYIPNYNMHPPLDYVGAAGVPLAKVQRPAEIITMAENADGAATNLMPDCQYAWGTSGPSASTGFNPWARVSLGRHNEGSNYSFADGHAKWLKAGEAKNTAVHWNLP
- a CDS encoding N-acetylmuramoyl-L-alanine amidase; the encoded protein is MRWWLTVAAVLAVALAPAAPQKPLAGKVICLDPGHPSENGSGARGKSIGEVRANWLVAVQLKKLLQDRGAKVVLTKTREQENVTNRRRATIANNAKAALMVRLHCDSGGGAGLAIYYPDRQGKVQGVSGPSRQVITASARVAKAMYPVIVRALAGRVKAKGLRTDAATYVGSRQGGALTGSIFSRVPVVCIEMVTLSHRSDDSFMATESGRAAMAKAIASGIVAGLK
- a CDS encoding DUF167 domain-containing protein; this translates as MPSCELSIRVTPRAGRDECVGEHDGAIKVKLAAAPVKGAANKALLALLSKRLGVPKCDLEIVGGETARLKRLRIEGLTEAEARRRLLGEMS
- the aqpZ gene encoding aquaporin Z; its protein translation is MSIARRAVAECVGTFWLVLGGCGSAVLAAKFPEVGIGLVGVALAFGLTVLTMAYAIGHISGCHLNPAVTVGLWAGKRVPGRDVLPYILAQVIGGLIGGGVLYLIATGKADFTVSSGFAANGFGDHSPGGYALGACLLTEVVMTFMFLVVIMGATDKRAPAGFAPLAIGLCLTLIHLISIPVTNTSVNPARSTGVAVFAADWALAQLWLFWLAPLVGAALAGLFYRLVAGEAEA